In Nitrospirota bacterium, the DNA window GACTTGCCATAATCATTCGCGTACTTCTCATCGTTTCTCCTTTTCCTGCGCTCCTGAAAAATCCGGACATCCCGGAAACCCTCACCTGATTTCCGTGAACGGCTTGGAATCATCGGGAGCTCTTCTTTTTATTGTAACAACAGCAGGGAAGGCAAACAAGGCCGGCATGGGAAATCAGCATCGGAAAGGAGGATTCAGGAAACGCGTTTCCAGCTGGTGTAGGTACTATACACCCCTCCGTTTTCGAAAATGTTTGACAAACAATTTAGAAAGTAATTACTATAAATATAATAAAAAAGAAAGGTGCGTGATAAAGATGAAGCCCTTTATAACATTTCCCGCCGTTGACAAACAGATATGCAGCAATTGCAGCATTACGCTGGGGTTAGATAAATTATCGAGAAACGTGGTAGATATGAGAGAAGACGAATGCGGCATGCCGGCAGTGATCGTAAGGTGTCCGGTATGCATGACGCTGCTTGAGTGGGAAACAAAGGGAAGCTGAGATGTTCTGCACAAGAGACAGAAAGGAACTCCCGGACTGTCTCTTTTTTGCGCCTCCATTTGCTTGAGAGGCAGTCGCGCAACGCAGCTTTTTCGTGATTCCCGCCGGCTGAGGGGTGCGCATTCCGAAGGCTGTCAAATTTTTTTCTTCTCAAAAGGAATCCCGTAAGCTCACTTGACAGGAATCACTGTTCAGCCTACACTGTGTATATGAAAACATTGAAGCATTTCAGCAGCTTGCTGTTCACAATCGCGTTCAGCATTGTATTGTCAGGCTGCGCGCACCTGCAGAGTCGTGACATTGTCTATCAGAATTCTCCCATCAGCAGTCTTATGGCAGGTGTGTATGATGGAGAAACCTCATACCGCACAGTAAGAGCACACGGGAATTTCGGATTGGGGACGTTTAACGGTCTTGACGGGGAGATGGTCGGCCTGGAGGGCGAATTCTTTCAGGTAACCGTTGACGGAAAAGTGCATCCGGTTAATGATTCCATGAAAACCCCTTTTGTGGTGGTGACTTTTTTCGAGCCTGATCTTACATTCCGGATCAGCAGCGTCTCTACCATGAAAGAACTGGAACAGTATCTGGATGCGCAGCTGCCCTCACGAAATATTCTTTATGCAATAAGAATCAACGGGATATTCGAGTATATTAAGGCGCGGAGCATTCCGAGGCAGCACACGCCGTATCCTCCCCTTGCCGAAGCAGTGCAGCAACAGGCGATCTTTGAATTCCATGCCATTGAGGGAACGCTTGTAGGATTCCGTTCCCCTGCGTATGCAGCAGGGATAAATGTCCCGGGATACCATTTTCATTTTATTTCGAAAGACAGAAAGAACGGAGGACATCTGCTTGACTGCAGCATGCAGGATGGTACCGCTGCGGTCGACAGTGCACATAACCTATATCTAACGCTGCCCGGTCACGGGGATTTTTATCGGGCGGGTCTTGCGGAGACGCAGTCAGGGGAACTGGACGCTATTGAAAAAAGCGGTTCTTTGAACAAGGAACGATAACAGTTTCTCCCCACAATAGAGACACAGCCAACCCCGGACAATGCCACATCACGAATCAATAGAAGGAGGACACGCATGGCGAAGTGGATCATTGATCCAGATCACTCTGTCGCATCTTTTGTGGTGAAGCATCTGATGGTAGCGAACGTGCGCGGCCAGTTCAACAAGATCAGCGGTACTATTCACTTTGATCCTGCTGAACCGGGAAGCGCCTCTGTTGAAGCATCAATACATGCCCCTGGAATCTACACGGGGATTCAGAAGCGCGACGACCATCTCAGGAGCCCGGATTTTTTTGATACGGCCACGTATCAGGATATTTCTTTTAGAAGCGCTAAGGTTGAAAAAAACACCGTGAATGCATTCAGGGTGACCGGCGAGTTGGTCATTCATGGAGTTGCCAGGGAAGTAACGCTGAATGCAGAATATTTCGGTCCAGAAAAAAGCCCTTACGGCGAGACCAGCCTGGGTTTTGCCGCGACAATAACGATCAACCGTGAAGATTTTGGTGTGCGGTGGAATGTCGCGCTTGAGAGCGGCGGAGTCATGGTGGGGCGGGAGGTCAAAATCTACCTTGACATAGAGGCTGATCTCTCCGGAGAATGAGTTTTTGTCGCAGGATCATTTCGGCAGATACCATTAACGCGGTTCGGGTGATTGCTTTTCAGTAGGGCATTTAATGCCCTCAAACGCGTAGACGATTCTTTTTTCCTTTTCAAGTCGTTTTTCGGGACATGGTGTTTTTGCAAGGTTCTTTACGATATTTTCGGCCTCCACCCTGCTGAAAAGGCTGTCAAGAGATTCTGCGATACACGTTGCGGTAAGGGTGTCAAAAATCCTTGCGTTCTCACCGTCTGTAACTGTGGCATACGGAATCTGATATTCCTTCACGCTCCGTGCAAATGCAATACTGTACCGTTCCCATGATTCCATGGAAGAAGGGCTGCATTTTACCGCCATGTAACTCACCTGGGAGATGGTAAGAATAAAATCTATGCTTACTTTTGACTCGCAATTCGGTAAGCCGAGATCGAATTCCGGATCTACTTCGATATCCTCTGGTGAATATCCCTTGTCCTCGGTCAGGATTTTCCAGAAATTCAGTCGCGCGCCTTCGAGTTGTATCGCTTCCACGAATTCCTTTTCCCTGATTTTCTGCTGCACGATTTCTTCCCTGTCTTTCATCGCGGGCTCCCTTATTGAAAGTTGGTTTTTGACATGCGCATTTCGGCGGTGTATGTCATACAGTATTTCTCTCGTATTGTAAAGGATAATGATGGTTACATCAATCCCCTTTTTCTCCAATGTTCCACGTGGAACACTGGGGAATGTTTCTGTTCATCTTCGCAGGGCTGCTCATGACTGTTCCACGTGGAACACCGGGGATAACAGGTGTTGTGAGCACTACTCACCCAGATTATTCATGAAGCGTGGAATAGCAGAAGAGATGCAGTATCAGCGCATCTCTTCTGTATAGAGCAAGAAATCTATGAATAATACAGGCTAAGAATATCCGAAAAAATACACCTGCTCACGCACTATATTTTTCCAAATACATGAGAAAAATCCATGCACGAAATAGCTCTTGTCAGTACTGCGCATATAAGGTATAGTATCTTAGCAATGCGCATCGATAAGCTT includes these proteins:
- a CDS encoding type I restriction enzyme HsdR N-terminal domain-containing protein encodes the protein MKDREEIVQQKIREKEFVEAIQLEGARLNFWKILTEDKGYSPEDIEVDPEFDLGLPNCESKVSIDFILTISQVSYMAVKCSPSSMESWERYSIAFARSVKEYQIPYATVTDGENARIFDTLTATCIAESLDSLFSRVEAENIVKNLAKTPCPEKRLEKEKRIVYAFEGIKCPTEKQSPEPR
- the budA gene encoding acetolactate decarboxylase, which encodes MKTLKHFSSLLFTIAFSIVLSGCAHLQSRDIVYQNSPISSLMAGVYDGETSYRTVRAHGNFGLGTFNGLDGEMVGLEGEFFQVTVDGKVHPVNDSMKTPFVVVTFFEPDLTFRISSVSTMKELEQYLDAQLPSRNILYAIRINGIFEYIKARSIPRQHTPYPPLAEAVQQQAIFEFHAIEGTLVGFRSPAYAAGINVPGYHFHFISKDRKNGGHLLDCSMQDGTAAVDSAHNLYLTLPGHGDFYRAGLAETQSGELDAIEKSGSLNKER
- a CDS encoding YceI family protein, with protein sequence MAKWIIDPDHSVASFVVKHLMVANVRGQFNKISGTIHFDPAEPGSASVEASIHAPGIYTGIQKRDDHLRSPDFFDTATYQDISFRSAKVEKNTVNAFRVTGELVIHGVAREVTLNAEYFGPEKSPYGETSLGFAATITINREDFGVRWNVALESGGVMVGREVKIYLDIEADLSGE